In one Deltaproteobacteria bacterium genomic region, the following are encoded:
- a CDS encoding GNAT family N-acetyltransferase: protein MSKIVYRAATEEDVPQLVNLRVLMQCEVNGFDHSAVESEFSDEVEIYFARSLRDKTYFSAVADLDGELVATNGLVIYRKPPSLTGPSGIAGYVTNVYTKPGYRGQGIAGKLLDMLIEFAKNSNVAKLHLGATKSGKKVYEKAGFKPVEFEALELRMKTNSRK, encoded by the coding sequence ATGTCAAAGATCGTCTATCGTGCCGCGACTGAAGAAGATGTCCCTCAGCTGGTCAATCTCAGAGTTCTTATGCAGTGTGAAGTGAATGGATTTGATCATTCCGCGGTCGAATCGGAGTTTTCGGACGAAGTGGAAATTTACTTTGCGCGAAGTCTACGTGATAAAACCTATTTTAGCGCCGTGGCCGACCTCGATGGCGAGCTGGTCGCTACAAATGGATTAGTTATTTATAGAAAACCGCCCTCGTTGACTGGTCCTAGTGGAATCGCCGGATACGTTACGAACGTCTACACAAAGCCGGGCTATCGAGGTCAGGGAATTGCCGGGAAATTGCTCGATATGTTGATTGAGTTTGCCAAGAATTCTAATGTCGCGAAACTTCACCTTGGCGCGACAAAGTCTGGCAAAAAGGTTTACGAAAAAGCCGGTTTTAAACCGGTAGAATTTGAAGCCTTAGAATTGCGAATGAAAACTAACTCGAGAAAGTAG
- the uppS gene encoding di-trans,poly-cis-decaprenylcistransferase produces MSTVQHLAIIMDGNGRWATQRNQLRAKGHLVGAQVTFDIIRHAANIGIPTISLFAFSKDNWQRPPNEVNMLMQLMAKSLREKSDFFREFEIKLRIIGDREEIPTSVKKEIENSECETANNSGMEAMIALNYSGQFDILQAVRRLSNEKADLSDVTETDLQKALLTGTTKNPDLIVRTGGETRLSNFFLWQAACSEIHFEEKLWPDFSCHDLDRHLEQFARTERRFGKTSAQLKHG; encoded by the coding sequence ATGAGCACAGTTCAGCATCTCGCAATTATCATGGACGGAAACGGCCGATGGGCCACACAGCGAAATCAGCTACGCGCAAAAGGCCATCTCGTCGGCGCACAGGTCACATTCGATATTATTCGTCATGCGGCAAACATCGGCATACCGACTATAAGTTTATTCGCATTTTCCAAGGACAACTGGCAACGGCCGCCTAACGAAGTGAACATGCTCATGCAGCTTATGGCGAAATCATTAAGGGAAAAGTCTGATTTCTTCCGTGAGTTTGAAATTAAACTTCGTATCATTGGAGATCGAGAGGAAATTCCCACCTCTGTAAAAAAAGAAATCGAGAATTCCGAGTGCGAGACCGCTAACAATAGTGGCATGGAAGCCATGATCGCGCTGAACTATTCTGGCCAGTTCGACATCCTTCAGGCGGTGCGGCGCCTTTCAAATGAGAAAGCGGATTTGTCCGATGTGACCGAGACGGATCTGCAAAAAGCACTTTTGACTGGGACTACCAAGAATCCTGACCTCATTGTCCGCACTGGCGGCGAAACCCGACTATCTAACTTTTTCCTATGGCAAGCGGCTTGTTCCGAAATTCACTTTGAGGAAAAGCTGTGGCCTGATTTTAGCTGCCATGATCTGGACCGGCATCTCGAACAGTTCGCGAGAACCGAGAGGCGCTTTGGCAAAACAAGCGCCCAGTTGAAACACGGTTAA